The DNA sequence TGGAAACGGCCTTCACTGGCCACCCCACGCGGTTTTTCTACGCTTGTAAAGCTCTTAGTAACCAGACTGTTCTGCGCCACCTGCGGGGCCTGGGCGCGGGCCTCGATTGCGTGAGCCTCAACGAAGTGAAGCTGGGCCTGCACGCCGGCTTTGCGCCCGAAAACATCCTCTTCACGCCCAACAGCGTCACGTTTGAGGAAATTGTGGCCGCCAAGGACTTGGGCGTGCATTTAAACATCGACAATATTTCGATGCTGGAGCGCTTCGGCACCACGTATGGCGGCAGCTATCCGGTGTGCATCCGGCTGAACCCGCACATTGAGGCGGGCGGCAACTACAAAATCTCTACTGGCCACATCGATAGCAAATTTGGCATCAGCATCCATCAAATGCGCCATTTGGAACGCGTAGTTAAAAGTACTGGCCTGAATGTGAAGGGTTTGCATATGCACACGGGCTCCGAAATAAAGGACGTGGACGTATTTCTTAGGGCCCTGGAGGTGCTGTTCGACGCCGCCCGCCGCTTCCCCGACCTGGAGTTTCTGGACCTGGGCTCGGGCTTCAAAGTGCCCTACAAGCCCGGCGACGTGGCCACCGATATGGCAGAGCTGGGCCTCCGCGTCACGGCTGCCTTCGCCGAGTTTGAGCAAGAGTACGGCCGGCCGCTGCAAGCCTGGTTCGAGCCAGGCAAATACCTGGTGAGCGAAGCCGGCTTTCTGCTGGTGCGCGTAGCCGTGGTGAAGCAAACGCCGGCCACGGTGTTCGCCGGCGTCGATTCGGGGTTCAACCACCTTATCCGGCCCATGTTCTATGACAGCTACCACACCATCAGCAACTTAAGTCACCCCGAGGGCCCCGAGCGGGTGTACACCGTGGTGGGCAACATCTGCGAAACCGACACCTTCGCCTGGGACCGCCGCTTGCCCGAAGTGCACGAGGGCGACTTGCTGGCCTTCCACAACGCCGGCGCCTACGGCTTCGAGATGAGCAGCAGCTTCAACTCGCGCGTGCGCCCCGCCGAGGTACTGCTCGAAAACGGTGAGTTGCGCCAAATTCGCCGCCGCCAAACGTTCGAGGATTTATTAGCTGGACAAGAATAATTAATTACTGAATTAATTAATTCGGTAATTGATTAATTCAGGCGTGACAACTGAGAGGCCGTTATGCAGAACGAAGTGAAGCATCTCTCCCGCAGCAGTAATTGATTACTTATGCAGTAGAGATGCTTCACTTCGTTCTGCATGACGGCCTTTCAGCACGACAGCTACTGGGCGATAACCGCCTAGTAGCTGTCCTGCTGATTAGCTGTTCATTACCCTCTCCTGGTGCGTTACCGACTCCAGGTGCACGGCTTCCATGTAGCGCTCTACGAAGTCTTCGGTGAGGCCGACTTGGGCCCCTTGGCGCTTGCTGCGCTCCATGATTTCGTTGAGGCGGGCGGTTTGGAGGATGGTGATGTCGTTGTCTTTCTTATACTGCCCGATTTTTTCGGCCACGGCCATGCGGCGGCCCAGCAGCTGCATCATCTCGGCGTCAAGGTTGTTGATTTGCTCGCGCAGGCCGGCCAGGGCGGTCAGGAATTCCGCCTTGTCGGTGGTTTCGTGGCGCCACACAAGGTTAGTAATGAGCTGGCCGAGCACCTCGGGCGTGATTTGCTGCTTGGCGTCGCTCCAGGCGTTGTCGGGGTCGATGTGGCTCTCGATCATCGTCCCGTCGAAGTCCAAATCCAGGGCCTGCTGGGCCACGGCAAACAGCGTGTCGCGCCGGCCGCAGATGTGGCTGGGGTCGTTGAGGATGGGCAGCTCGGGCATGCGGCGCTTCATTTCGATGGGCAGGTGCCACATCGGCGCGTTGCGGAAATCGGTGTTGCCGTAGCTCGAAAAGCCGCGGTGAATCATGCCCACTTGCTTCAAACCCGCCTTTTGCAGGCGCTCAATGGCGCCCACCCACAGCTCTAGCTCGGGGTGAATGGGGTTTTTTACCAGCACCGGAATGTCCACCCCGCGCAGGGCGTTGGCAATTTCCTGCACCGAAAACGGGTTGCCGGTAGTGCGCGCGCCCACCCAGACTAGGTCCACGCCGAAGGCCAGGCAGTCTTCGACGTGCTTGGCGGTGGCTACCTCTACGGCCACGGGCAGGCCGGTCAGTTCGCTGGCTTTTTTCAGCCAGGGCAGGCCCTTGGCGCCCACGCCTTCAAAGCCGCCGGGCTTGGTACGGGGCTTCCAGATACCGGCGCGCAGGGCCTGCACCTTGCCGGTAGCGGCCAGGCGCTGGCAGGTTTCCAGCACTTGGGCTTCGGTTTCGGCCGAGCAGGGCCCCGAAATGAGGAACGGCTTGTCGTTGGGTTGGCGGTTGAAGAGCTTGTCAAACATGGGATTGGGGAGGTTATCGGTTGATGGAGAGTGGCAGGAGCAATTCAGGCTCTGAGCTGCTATTTGTGCCGGTTTGTACTTTTTATTACTGAATCCTTAAGGAATAGTCTTGCGGATGTGGTTGGCCTGGTTGATTTGGGTAGTCAGCCCGGCGTAGTCTTCCTGCGCCAGCAAGTCGCGGAGGTGCTGAAGCTGGTGCAGGTGCTCGTCGAGCACGTCGAGCACATTGGGCCGGTTCTGGCGGAAGATGGGCACCCACATGGCCGCCGAGCTTTTGGCCAGCCGCACAGTCGAAGCAAAGCCGCCGCCGGCTAGATCGAAGATGCGCTGCTCCTCCTTTTCCTTCTCCAACACGGTGAGGGCCAGGGCAAACGAGGTAATGTGTGAGATATGCGATATGTAGGCCGTGTGCAAGTCGTGGGCCTGCGCATCGAGGTAGAGTAGCCGCATGGGCAGGGCCCTAAACAGCTTTTCGACCAGCTGCAAGGCGTCGGCGTCGCTGTGGGCGGTGTCGCAGAGTACCACCGTTTTGCCTTCGTACAAGCCGAGCACGGCGGCCTCGGGGCCCGAATATTCGGTGCCGGCCATGGGGTGCGTGGCTACAAAGCGGCCCCGGCGCGGGTGCCCGGCCACGGCCGCCAGCAGCGTCACTTTGGTCGAGCCCACGTCAATCACCGTTTGCCGGGGCCCCGTGGCGTCGAGTACCTGGGGCAGCACGGTTAGCATGGCGTCCATGGGCACGGCCACCACCACAAGGTCGGCGCGGCGCACGGCAGCGGGCAGGTCAGCTTCCACCTCGTCCACCAAGCCCAGCTCCAGGGCCCGGCGCGCGTGCTCGGCGCTCTGCTCCACCCCAATAAAGTGCGCAGCCAGCCCGTGCTGCCGCAGGCTGAGCGCCAGCGAGCCGCCGATAAGTCCCAAGCCGATAATGGTAACGGTCATGATTTAGGATAGGAGGATTTGAGGATAGACGGGTAGGAGGATGTGAGGGTAAGCGGGTAGGCAGGTTACAGTTAAGCGGTCATGCTGAGCTTGTCGAAGCATCTCTACTGCGACAGTAATTAATAATTTAGTCAACGGGAAAGACGCTTCAATAAGCTCAGCATGACCGCCTAGTTATCTAATTAACTAACCAGTGGAAGAGCGGCTTCTTCGCTTTCCATACGACGGCCTACTTGCATTGCCACGACGCGGGCCAGGGCCTCGCGCAGCAGGGCTTCCGGCTGGCACAAACTGGCGCGGATGTAGCCCAGCCCGTTGCTGCCAAAAATACCGCCGGGCGTCAAAAATACCCGGGCTTCGGCTAGTACGGCGTCGCTGAGGGCGTAGCCATCGGCGTACTGCGGCGGCACGGGGGCCCAAATGAACAGGCCCACCTGGCCCGGCGCGGGTGCGCAGCCCAGCGCTTGCAGCAGCTCGACGACCAGGGTACGGCGGGCGCGGTAGGTGGCGTTCAGCTCCTGAAACCAGTCGTCGCCCAGCGCCAGGGCGGCTACGGCAGCCTGCTGCACGGGCAGGAACATACCTGAATCCATGTTGCTCTTGAAGCGGAGCACGGCGGCCAGCAAGTCGGCGCGGCCCACCAGGGCCCCCACGCGCCAGCCGGCCAGGTTGTGCGATTTGCTCAGCGAGGTCAGCTCCAGGGCAACGTCTTTGGCGCCGGGCACCGAGAGCAAGCTCGTGGGTGGCGTCTCGTTTAGAACGAAGCCGTAGGGGTTGTCGTGCACCAGCAGGATGTTGTGGGCGCGGGCAAATCCCACGAGTTCGGCAAGGAACGGCCGGCCGGCGGGCGTGCCGGTGGGCATGTGCGGGTAGTTCACCAGCATCATTTTTACCCGTGACAAGTCGGTGGCCGCCAGGGCCCCCAGGTCGGGTAGCCAGCCGGTCGCGGCGGTCAGGTCGTACGTGCGCACTTCGGCCCCGCAGATTTCGGCCACGGCCTGGTAGGTCGGGTAGCCGGGGTTGGGGATGAGCATGGCGTCGCCGGCCTCCAGAAACGTCATCCCGATGTGCATCAGCCCTTCCTTCGAGCCCAGCAGCGGCAGGATTTCGGTGGCTGGGTCGAGGGCCACGCCGTAGTGGCGCTGGTAGAACTCGGCCAGGGCCCCGCGCAGGGCCGGCGTGCCTTGGTAGCTCTGGTAGCCGTGGGCGTTGGGCAGCGCCGCCGTGGCCGCCAGCGCCGCCGTCACGCTCGGATGCGGCGGCAAATCGGGGCTGCCGATGCCCAGGCTGATGATGTTGGCCC is a window from the Hymenobacter nivis genome containing:
- the lysA gene encoding diaminopimelate decarboxylase; protein product: MSATIPAEALLAAAEQFGTPLYVYQAETIARQFHQLETAFTGHPTRFFYACKALSNQTVLRHLRGLGAGLDCVSLNEVKLGLHAGFAPENILFTPNSVTFEEIVAAKDLGVHLNIDNISMLERFGTTYGGSYPVCIRLNPHIEAGGNYKISTGHIDSKFGISIHQMRHLERVVKSTGLNVKGLHMHTGSEIKDVDVFLRALEVLFDAARRFPDLEFLDLGSGFKVPYKPGDVATDMAELGLRVTAAFAEFEQEYGRPLQAWFEPGKYLVSEAGFLLVRVAVVKQTPATVFAGVDSGFNHLIRPMFYDSYHTISNLSHPEGPERVYTVVGNICETDTFAWDRRLPEVHEGDLLAFHNAGAYGFEMSSSFNSRVRPAEVLLENGELRQIRRRQTFEDLLAGQE
- a CDS encoding chorismate mutase, producing MFDKLFNRQPNDKPFLISGPCSAETEAQVLETCQRLAATGKVQALRAGIWKPRTKPGGFEGVGAKGLPWLKKASELTGLPVAVEVATAKHVEDCLAFGVDLVWVGARTTGNPFSVQEIANALRGVDIPVLVKNPIHPELELWVGAIERLQKAGLKQVGMIHRGFSSYGNTDFRNAPMWHLPIEMKRRMPELPILNDPSHICGRRDTLFAVAQQALDLDFDGTMIESHIDPDNAWSDAKQQITPEVLGQLITNLVWRHETTDKAEFLTALAGLREQINNLDAEMMQLLGRRMAVAEKIGQYKKDNDITILQTARLNEIMERSKRQGAQVGLTEDFVERYMEAVHLESVTHQERVMNS
- a CDS encoding prephenate dehydrogenase, which encodes MTVTIIGLGLIGGSLALSLRQHGLAAHFIGVEQSAEHARRALELGLVDEVEADLPAAVRRADLVVVAVPMDAMLTVLPQVLDATGPRQTVIDVGSTKVTLLAAVAGHPRRGRFVATHPMAGTEYSGPEAAVLGLYEGKTVVLCDTAHSDADALQLVEKLFRALPMRLLYLDAQAHDLHTAYISHISHITSFALALTVLEKEKEEQRIFDLAGGGFASTVRLAKSSAAMWVPIFRQNRPNVLDVLDEHLHQLQHLRDLLAQEDYAGLTTQINQANHIRKTIP
- a CDS encoding pyridoxal phosphate-dependent aminotransferase, which gives rise to MNVSIASRLAHTGEYYFSRKLRELAALNAAGANIISLGIGSPDLPPHPSVTAALAATAALPNAHGYQSYQGTPALRGALAEFYQRHYGVALDPATEILPLLGSKEGLMHIGMTFLEAGDAMLIPNPGYPTYQAVAEICGAEVRTYDLTAATGWLPDLGALAATDLSRVKMMLVNYPHMPTGTPAGRPFLAELVGFARAHNILLVHDNPYGFVLNETPPTSLLSVPGAKDVALELTSLSKSHNLAGWRVGALVGRADLLAAVLRFKSNMDSGMFLPVQQAAVAALALGDDWFQELNATYRARRTLVVELLQALGCAPAPGQVGLFIWAPVPPQYADGYALSDAVLAEARVFLTPGGIFGSNGLGYIRASLCQPEALLREALARVVAMQVGRRMESEEAALPLVS